The proteins below are encoded in one region of Gopherus flavomarginatus isolate rGopFla2 chromosome 12, rGopFla2.mat.asm, whole genome shotgun sequence:
- the LOC127033160 gene encoding olfactory receptor 2G3-like: MYGKGSREDGNQSSLGEFILLGVSDRPQLELLLFVLILISYTITLLGNTTIILVSLLDPHLHTPMYFFLSNLSFLDLCYTTSVGPQMLLNFRSMHKSISWAGCVAQLYISLSLGLTECLLLAIMAYDRYAAVCQPLRYTAIMSHRFCLQLAATAWLCSFGNSMLHTIRTMRLPRCGQNQIDNLFCEIPALLKLACVDTSANEAEVLASSVIFLLVPLGFILMSYGYIGAAVLKIRSAKGRIKAFNTCTSHLAVVSLFYGTGISMYLQPPSSYSQHRGKIVSLFYTMVTPMLNPVIYTLRNKEVHGALQRALRRNVTAQGI, translated from the coding sequence ATGTATGGCAAAGGGTCACGGGAAGATGGAAACCAAAGCTCCTTGGGGGAATTCATCCTGCTAGGTGTGTCTGACCGGCCGCAGTTGGAGCTGCTGCTCTTTGTGCTCATCTTAATCTCCTACACCATAACCTTGCTTGGAAACACCACCATCATCCTGGTCTCATTGCTAGATCCTCATCTCCACAcgcccatgtatttcttcctcagcaACCTCTCTTTCCTGGACCTGTGTTACACCACCAGTGTTGGCCCCCAGATGCTGCTGAATTTCCGCAGCATGCACAAATCCATCTCTTGGGCTGGCTGCGTGGCCCAGCTCTACATCTCCCTCTCTCTGGGTTTAActgagtgcctcctgctggccatcatgGCCTATGACCGCTATGCCGCTGTCTGCCAGCCGCTGCGCTACACGGCCATCATGAGCCACCGCTTCTGCCTGCAGCTGGCGGCCACTGCTTGGTTGTGCAGCTTCGGCAACTCCATGCTGCATACAATTCGCACCATGAGGCTGCCCCGGTGTGGGCAGAACCAAATTGATAACCTCTTCTGCGAGATACCAGCCCTGCTCAAACTGGCATGTGTTGACACCTCTGCCAATGAGGCCGAGGTCCTCGCCAGCTCAGTGATTTTCCTGCTGGTCCCACTGGGCTTCATCCTGATGTCCTACGGCTACATCGGTGCCGCTGTGCTGAAGATTCGTTCAGCGAaaggcaggatcaaggccttcaacacctgcacctcccacctggcCGTGGTGTCGCTATTTTACGGCACAGGCATTTCCATGTATCTACAGCCTCCATCCAGCTACTCCCAGCACCGGGGCAAAATAGTATCCCTCTTCTACACAATGGTGACCCCCATGCTCAACCCCGTCATCTACAcgctgaggaacaaggaggttcacggagccctgcagagggcactgAGGAGAAATGTAACCGCCCAGGGGATCTGA